One window of Agromyces rhizosphaerae genomic DNA carries:
- the hrcA gene encoding heat-inducible transcriptional repressor HrcA — translation MVSDRSLAVLRAIVQDYVSSREPVGSKSIVERHSFGVSAATIRNDMALLEEEELIAAPHTSSGRIPTDKGYRLFVDRLGEFRPLNQAQRHAIETFLGEAGDLDELLARTVRLLAQLTNQLAVVQYPSFGGAKVRHVELVPLGGTRVLCVLITDAGHVEQRVVDAEQEIEETDLADARARLNVAVGGMPLGEAADRLAGIDDPGDPALARLVRTVAGTFAEQARAQRHDRLVVAGAANLVRTEQDFAGSILDVIEAIEEQVVLLKLFGEMAGDPHGVAVSIGRENAPFGLGETSVVASDFTAPGREISRLGVLGPTRMDYSSNMAAVRAVARYVTRMLGND, via the coding sequence ATGGTCTCGGATCGCAGCCTCGCCGTGCTGCGGGCGATCGTGCAGGACTACGTGTCCAGTCGTGAGCCGGTCGGTTCCAAGTCCATCGTCGAGCGGCACTCGTTCGGCGTGTCGGCCGCGACGATCCGCAACGACATGGCGCTGCTCGAGGAGGAGGAGCTGATCGCGGCCCCGCACACCTCCTCGGGCCGCATCCCCACCGACAAGGGGTACCGCCTGTTCGTCGACCGGCTCGGCGAGTTCCGACCGCTGAACCAGGCCCAGCGCCACGCCATCGAGACGTTCCTCGGCGAGGCGGGCGACCTCGACGAGCTGCTCGCGCGCACGGTGCGCCTGCTCGCGCAGCTCACCAACCAGCTCGCCGTCGTGCAGTACCCGTCGTTCGGCGGCGCGAAGGTGCGGCACGTGGAGCTCGTGCCGTTGGGCGGCACCCGGGTGCTCTGCGTGCTCATCACCGACGCCGGCCACGTGGAGCAGCGCGTGGTCGACGCCGAGCAGGAGATCGAGGAGACGGACCTCGCCGATGCGCGCGCCCGGCTCAACGTCGCCGTCGGCGGCATGCCGCTGGGCGAGGCGGCCGACCGTCTGGCCGGCATCGACGACCCGGGCGATCCCGCGCTCGCACGCCTCGTGCGCACGGTCGCCGGCACCTTCGCCGAGCAGGCGCGGGCGCAGCGCCACGACCGGCTCGTGGTGGCGGGCGCGGCGAACCTCGTGCGCACCGAGCAGGACTTCGCGGGCAGCATCCTCGACGTCATCGAGGCGATCGAGGAGCAGGTCGTGCTGCTGAAGCTCTTCGGCGAGATGGCCGGCGACCCGCACGGGGTCGCGGTGTCGATCGGGCGCGAGAACGCCCCGTTCGGGCTCGGCGAGACCTCCGTGGTCGCGAGCGACTTCACCGCGCCGGGCCGCGAGATCTCCCGGCTCGGCGTGCTCGGCCCCACCCGCATGGACTACTCGAGCAACATGGCGGCGGTCCGCGCCGTCGCGCGGTACGTGACGCGCATGCTCGGGAACGACTGA
- a CDS encoding DUF4870 domain-containing protein yields MTDQQQPADPSAEPSQPAPLSQSEDTQWASFAHLGGILGFLPSLIIWLIFKDRGAFTNTEAKEALNFQITMVGASIALWILTTILITVSWGLLSPLAIFNYAPWVVSVIFSIIAFLQVKDGNHYRYPFAIRLIK; encoded by the coding sequence ATGACCGACCAGCAGCAGCCCGCCGACCCGAGCGCCGAGCCGTCGCAGCCCGCGCCCCTCTCCCAGTCCGAGGACACCCAGTGGGCGTCGTTCGCACACCTCGGCGGCATCCTCGGCTTCCTGCCCTCGCTGATCATCTGGCTGATCTTCAAGGACCGCGGCGCGTTCACGAACACCGAGGCCAAGGAGGCGCTGAACTTCCAGATCACGATGGTCGGCGCATCCATCGCCCTCTGGATCCTCACCACGATCCTCATCACCGTCTCGTGGGGCCTGCTCTCCCCGCTCGCGATCTTCAACTACGCGCCGTGGGTCGTCAGCGTGATCTTCTCGATCATCGCGTTCCTCCAGGTCAAGGACGGCAACCACTACCGCTACCCCTTCGCCATCCGCCTCATCAAGTGA
- a CDS encoding DUF4870 domain-containing protein: MSESTPPPPPEEPAAGTGAALSPADQRLWATLIHIGGIFFGFIPALVGYLVLRDKGQFVRDHTATALNFQITMTIAAIIGSILIIVVVGILIVIAVYVLILVFSIIAAVAANKGQPYTYPLSIKFVS, translated from the coding sequence ATGTCCGAGTCCACCCCTCCGCCTCCGCCCGAGGAGCCCGCAGCCGGCACCGGCGCGGCCCTGAGCCCCGCTGACCAGCGGCTCTGGGCGACGCTGATCCACATCGGCGGCATCTTCTTCGGCTTCATCCCCGCCCTGGTCGGCTACCTCGTGCTGCGCGACAAGGGCCAGTTCGTGCGCGACCACACCGCGACCGCGCTGAACTTCCAGATCACCATGACGATCGCGGCGATCATCGGCTCCATCCTGATCATCGTGGTCGTCGGAATCCTGATCGTCATCGCCGTGTACGTGCTGATCCTCGTCTTCAGCATCATCGCGGCCGTCGCGGCGAACAAGGGCCAGCCCTACACCTACCCGCTGTCGATCAAGTTCGTCAGCTGA
- the hemW gene encoding radical SAM family heme chaperone HemW, whose product MAGPLPVGEPAPDDGLLPGSAAEGAADRAFGVYVHVPFCRVRCGYCDFNTYTAEELRGVRRTDYAGQAIEEIEASARVLEVSGVPSRETATVFFGGGTPTMLPADDLVAMLDAVRRTHGLAPGAEITTEANPDSVDAAYLAKLREGGFTRVSFGMQSAVPHVLATLERTHDPANVPRVVRWAREARLDVSLDLIYGTPGESLGDWERSLETVIAEAPDHVSAYALIVEEGTKLARQIRRGEVGTVSDDLQADMYELAEERLSAAGYSWYEVSNWADDAAHRSRHNLGYWRGDDWWGVGPGAHSHVGGVRWWNVKHPAAYAQRIASGVSPAAGREVLDAGARETERVLLRSRIAEGIPVATLTVDGRREVAGLIADGLVDAKAALAGELVLTVRGRLLADAVVRRITDA is encoded by the coding sequence GTGGCCGGCCCGCTGCCGGTCGGCGAACCGGCACCCGACGACGGGCTGCTCCCCGGCTCCGCGGCCGAGGGCGCGGCCGATCGCGCGTTCGGCGTGTACGTGCACGTGCCGTTCTGCCGCGTGCGCTGCGGCTACTGCGACTTCAACACGTACACCGCGGAGGAGCTCCGGGGCGTGCGTCGCACGGACTACGCCGGCCAGGCGATCGAGGAGATCGAGGCATCCGCTCGTGTGCTCGAGGTGTCGGGGGTGCCGTCACGCGAGACCGCGACCGTGTTCTTCGGCGGCGGCACGCCGACCATGCTCCCTGCCGACGACCTCGTGGCGATGCTCGACGCCGTGCGCCGCACGCACGGGCTCGCCCCAGGCGCCGAGATCACGACCGAGGCGAACCCCGACTCGGTCGACGCCGCCTACCTCGCCAAGCTGCGCGAGGGCGGATTCACGCGCGTGTCCTTCGGCATGCAGTCGGCCGTGCCGCACGTGCTCGCGACCCTCGAGCGCACGCACGACCCGGCGAACGTGCCGCGCGTGGTGCGCTGGGCGCGCGAGGCCCGGCTCGACGTCAGCCTCGACCTCATCTACGGCACGCCGGGGGAGTCGCTCGGCGACTGGGAGCGCAGCCTCGAGACGGTGATCGCCGAGGCGCCCGACCACGTGAGCGCCTACGCGCTCATCGTCGAGGAGGGCACGAAGCTCGCCCGGCAGATCCGCCGCGGCGAGGTGGGCACCGTCTCGGACGACCTGCAGGCCGACATGTACGAGCTGGCCGAGGAGCGACTGTCGGCCGCGGGGTACTCCTGGTACGAGGTGAGCAACTGGGCTGACGATGCCGCGCACCGCTCGCGCCACAACCTCGGCTACTGGCGCGGCGACGACTGGTGGGGCGTGGGCCCCGGTGCGCACAGCCACGTCGGCGGCGTGCGCTGGTGGAACGTGAAGCACCCGGCCGCCTACGCCCAGCGCATCGCGAGCGGGGTCTCGCCGGCCGCGGGGCGCGAGGTGCTCGACGCCGGCGCGCGCGAGACCGAGCGGGTGCTGCTGCGATCGCGGATCGCCGAGGGCATCCCGGTCGCGACCCTCACCGTGGACGGCCGTCGCGAGGTCGCCGGCCTCATCGCCGACGGCCTCGTGGACGCGAAAGCCGCCCTCGCGGGCGAGCTGGTGCTCACCGTGCGAGGGCGGCTTCTTGCGGATGCCGTCGTGCGCCGGATCACCGACGCCTGA
- a CDS encoding DUF1990 family protein — protein MRRQSFTEQSVDYGAIGATTDPDLMRYPPEGFKPAQHTIKLGSGQDRFDRSVEALMTWGIQRGAHLQVSDVQEGTGEQYLGIVYDDEGVPLEQQPGDRGERHFAADGTPYVAAGMTATIARRRGLPRFRAQMLVVYVVDEPDRVGFAYGTVSGAPMSGEESFVIEHREDDTVWLTIRAFHRPAGTWSRIFAGVVKSQRKQIVREELVALHPVGAV, from the coding sequence CACCGAGCAGTCGGTCGACTACGGGGCGATCGGGGCCACGACCGACCCCGACCTCATGCGCTACCCGCCCGAGGGGTTCAAGCCCGCCCAGCACACGATCAAGCTCGGCAGCGGCCAGGACCGCTTCGACCGGTCGGTCGAGGCGCTCATGACGTGGGGAATCCAGCGAGGTGCGCACCTGCAGGTGAGCGACGTGCAGGAGGGCACGGGCGAGCAGTACCTCGGCATCGTCTACGACGACGAGGGCGTTCCGCTCGAGCAGCAGCCCGGCGACCGGGGTGAGCGGCACTTCGCCGCCGACGGCACCCCGTATGTCGCCGCGGGCATGACCGCCACCATCGCCCGGCGTCGCGGCCTGCCCAGGTTCCGCGCGCAGATGCTCGTCGTCTACGTCGTCGACGAGCCCGATCGCGTCGGGTTCGCGTACGGCACGGTCTCGGGTGCCCCGATGAGCGGCGAGGAGTCGTTCGTGATCGAGCACCGCGAGGACGACACCGTGTGGCTCACGATCCGCGCGTTCCACCGGCCTGCCGGCACCTGGAGCCGCATCTTCGCCGGCGTGGTCAAGAGCCAGCGCAAGCAGATCGTGCGCGAGGAACTCGTGGCGCTGCACCCCGTCGGGGCGGTCTAG